In Juglans regia cultivar Chandler chromosome 5, Walnut 2.0, whole genome shotgun sequence, the following are encoded in one genomic region:
- the LOC109003657 gene encoding extensin-3-like, whose protein sequence is MANLWPNLICALAVVLLAINVAADDYKPYVYASPPPPHYRHKSPPPYHKKSPPPPHYRYKSPPPPSPSPRPPPYIYKSPPPPSPSPPPPYVYKSPPPPSPSPPPPYIYKSPPPPSPSPPPPYIYKSPPPPSPSPPPPYVYKSPPPPSPSPPPPYIYKSPPPPSPSPPPPYIYKSPPPPSPSPPPPYVYKSPPPPSPSPPPPYIYKSPPPPSPSPPPPYIYKSPPPPSPSPPPPYVYKSPPPPSPPPPSPYYYKSPPPPKY, encoded by the coding sequence ATGGCCAATCTGTGGCCAAATCTAATCTGTGCATTGGCAGTAGTCTTATTAGCCATCAATGTAGCAGCTGATGATTACAAGCCTTACGTTTATGCATCTCCACCTCCACCACATTACCGCCACAAATCACCACCTCCATACCACAAGAAGTCTCCTCCACCACCGCATTACCGTTATAAgtccccaccaccaccatctccgTCACCGCGGCCTCCTCCTTACATCTACAAATCCCCacctcctccatctccatcaCCACCCCCTCCCTATGTCTACAAATCCCCACCTCCCCCATCTCCATCACCTCCTCCACCCTACATCTATAAATCTCCACCCCCTCCCTCACCGTCTCCTCCACCTCCTTACATTTacaaatcaccaccaccaccatctccatcacctcctcctccataCGTCTACAAGTCTCCACCACCACCCTCACCATCTCCTCCACCTCCTTATATTTATAAGTCACCTCCTCCACCCTCTCcctcacctcctcctccatatATCTACAAGTCACCacctcctccatctccatcaCCGCCTCCTCCATATGTCTACAAGTCACCccctcctccatctccatcacctcctcctccatatATTTACAAATCACCACCACCCCCATCTCCGTCACCACCTCCACCCTATATCTACAAgtcacctcctcctccatcccCTTCACCCCCTCCACCTTATGTTTATaaatctccaccaccaccatcccCACCACCGCCATCCCCATACTACTATAAATCACCACCACCTCCGAAATACTAA
- the LOC109003651 gene encoding extensin-2-like, with product MANLWPNLICALAVVLLAINVAADDDHKPYVYASPPPPHYLYKSPPPPHYRHKSPPPYHKKSPPPPHYRYESPLPPSPSPQPPPYIYKSPPSPSPSPLPPYVYKSPPPPSPSPPPPYIYKSPPPPSPSPPPPYIYKSPPPPSPSPPPPYIYKSPPPPSPSPPPPYIYKSPPPPSSSPPPPYIYKSPPPPPPSPPPPYVYKSPPPPSPSPPPPYVYKSPPPPSPSPPPPYIYKSPPPPPPSPSPPPPYVYKSPPPPSPPPPPPYVYKSPPPPSPPPPSPYYYKSPPPPKY from the coding sequence ATGGCCAATTTGTGGCCAAATCTAATCTGTGCATTGGCAGTAGTCTTATTAGCCATCAATGTAGCAGCTGATGATGATCACAAGCCTTATGTTTATGCATCTCCACCTCCACCACATTACTTGTACAAATCCCCTCCACCACCACATTACCGCCACAAATCACCACCTCCATACCACAAGAAGTCTCCTCCACCACCGCATTACCGTTATGAGTCCCCACTACCACCATCTCCGTCACCACAACCTCCTCCTTACATCTACAAATCCCCAccttctccatctccatcaccACTGCCTCCCTATGTCTACAAATCCCCACCTCCCCCATCTCCATCACCTCCTCCACCCTACATCTATAAATCTCCACCACCTCCCTCACCGTCTCCTCCACCTCCTTACATTTacaaatcaccaccaccaccatctccatcacctcctcctccataCATCTACAAGTCACCACCTCCCCCATCACCATCACCTCCTCCTCCCTACATCTATAAATCTCCACCACCACCCTCATCATCCCCCCCACCTCCTTATATTTACAagtcacctccaccacctcctccttcacctcctcctccatatGTCTACAAGTCACCacctcctccatctccatcacctcctcctccatatGTCTACAAGTCACCTCCTCCACCCTCTCCCTCACCTCCCCCTCCATATATTTacaaatcaccaccaccaccacccccaTCTCCGTCACCACCTCCACCCTATGTCTACAAgtcacctcctcctccatcccCTCCACCCCCTCCACCTTATGTTTATaaatctcctccaccaccatccCCACCACCGCCATCCCCATACTACTATAAATCACCACCACCTCCGAAATACTAA